Proteins from a single region of Xyrauchen texanus isolate HMW12.3.18 chromosome 7, RBS_HiC_50CHRs, whole genome shotgun sequence:
- the coq7 gene encoding 5-demethoxyubiquinone hydroxylase, mitochondrial, with amino-acid sequence MQRAARYAVKHDFTRVFCPSTLRNCPSLNRVNGSLLCRRYSVLPLPRDKEEKAMLDSMLRVDHAGEYGANRIYAGQMAILGRTPTGPLIQHMWDQEKIHLEKFNEILGEHRVRPTLMLPLWNITGFALGACTALLGKEGAMACTVAVEESISEHYNSQIRTLMEADPERYTELLQIIKEFRDDEIEHHDTGLEHDAESVPGYLVLKTLIQVGCKAAIYISQRI; translated from the exons ATGCAGAGAGCAGCGAGATATGCAGTGAAACATGACTTTACGCGTGTTTTCTGTCCGTCAACCTTAAGGAACTGTCCTTCCCTGAACAGAG ttaatGGCTCCCTGTTATGTAGAAGATACAGTGTCCTTCCTCTGCCACGGGACAAAGAAGAGAAGGCCATGTTGGACAGTATGTTGAGGGTTGACCATGCCGGAGAATATGGAGCCAATCGTATCTATGCTGGGCAGATGGCCATTCTCGGAAGAACCCCGACAGGGCCTCTAATCCAG CATATGTGGGACCAAGAGAAAATACATTTGGAAAAATTTAATGAGATCTTGGGCGAACATCGGGTTCGGCCAACGTTAATGTTGCCATTATGGAATATCACAGGGTTTGCACTAG GGGCTTGTACTGCTCTTCTGGGTAAGGAAGGGGCTATGGCCTGCACTGTTGCAGTAGAGGAGAGTATCTCAGAGCACTACAACAGCCAAATCCGAACACTTATGGAAGCTGACCCAGAGAGATATACAGAGTTATTACAG atTATTAAAGAATTTCGTGATGATGAAATCGAACACCATGACACTGGATTGGAGCATGATGCTGAATCG GTGCCCGGATATTTGGTTTTGAAAACATTAATACAGGTTGGCTGTAAAGCTGCAATCTACATTTCTCAGCGTATTTAG